In a single window of the Patescibacteria group bacterium genome:
- the rsmH gene encoding 16S rRNA (cytosine(1402)-N(4))-methyltransferase RsmH, producing the protein MHIPVLLQEVIKFTNPQPNENFIDATVGEGGYSLCLLQHTGPRGKILGIDLDEDSLKIAQERLKAFKDRVILKQGNFRDVDEIVQETKFNSIDGIVFDLGLGSFQIEESGRGFSFLRDEPLKMTFSKDNVLTAEDVVNKESLENLTKIFREYGEERNAYKIAKAIVEERQKKKITKTSELVEIIVRINKRRGKIHPATKTFQALRIYVNDELNNLAIALEKSLKLLNSNGRIAVVSYHSLEDKIVKNFFKKKNQEGILKIITKKPVTPTKVEILNNCRSRSAKLRVAQKI; encoded by the coding sequence ATGCACATCCCAGTTCTTTTACAAGAAGTTATAAAGTTTACTAATCCCCAACCAAACGAGAATTTTATTGATGCAACGGTAGGAGAGGGTGGTTATTCGCTCTGTTTATTACAACATACAGGTCCGAGGGGTAAAATTTTGGGAATCGATTTAGACGAGGATTCATTAAAGATTGCCCAAGAAAGATTAAAGGCCTTTAAGGATAGAGTAATTTTAAAACAAGGAAATTTTAGAGATGTTGATGAAATTGTTCAGGAAACTAAATTTAATTCAATTGATGGAATAGTTTTTGATTTAGGATTAGGAAGTTTTCAAATTGAGGAATCGGGTCGAGGATTTTCTTTTTTACGAGACGAACCATTGAAAATGACTTTTTCGAAAGACAATGTTCTAACAGCAGAAGATGTAGTTAATAAGGAAAGTTTAGAAAATTTAACAAAAATTTTTCGCGAATATGGAGAAGAAAGGAATGCTTATAAAATTGCCAAGGCAATTGTGGAAGAGCGTCAAAAGAAAAAAATTACGAAAACGTCCGAATTGGTAGAAATTATTGTAAGAATAAATAAACGAAGAGGAAAAATTCATCCAGCCACAAAAACCTTCCAAGCTCTAAGAATTTATGTAAATGACGAATTAAATAATTTGGCAATTGCGTTGGAGAAATCATTAAAACTTTTAAATTCAAATGGTCGCATTGCTGTTGTTAGCTACCATTCTTTAGAAGATAAAATTGTTAAAAATTTTTTTAAGAAAAAAAATCAAGAGGGGATTTTAAAAATTATTACTAAAAAACCAGTAACACCAACAAAAGTCGAGATTTTAAATAATTGTCGGAGCAGATCAGCAAAATTGCGGGTCGCTCAAAAAATCTAA
- the mraZ gene encoding division/cell wall cluster transcriptional repressor MraZ produces MLIGEYHYNLDNKGRLAIPAKLRNELGGSVIVTRGLDTCLFIYPKKEWDLLLQRLNNLPLTQANSRAFSRFMLAGAVEAEIDQQGRILIPEYLRQFAKLNKKVIIAGINNRLEIWDENSWNDYRIKTEKEVNDIAEKLIEFGI; encoded by the coding sequence ATGTTAATAGGCGAGTATCACTACAATTTAGATAATAAAGGTAGATTGGCTATACCAGCTAAATTGCGAAATGAATTAGGAGGAAGCGTAATCGTAACTCGCGGTTTGGATACCTGTTTATTTATTTATCCCAAAAAAGAGTGGGATTTATTGTTACAACGTTTAAATAATTTACCTTTAACTCAAGCAAATTCCCGCGCTTTTTCACGTTTTATGTTAGCTGGTGCAGTAGAAGCTGAGATTGATCAACAAGGAAGAATACTAATTCCTGAATACTTACGTCAATTTGCTAAGTTGAATAAAAAGGTCATTATTGCCGGTATTAATAATCGCTTAGAGATTTGGGATGAAAACTCTTGGAATGATTACCGTATTAAAACAGAAAAAGAAGTCAATGATATTGCAGAAAAATTGATTGAATTTGGCATTTAG
- a CDS encoding DUF763 domain-containing protein: MIYRGIATFGLDDGKCPRWLFERMTKLSREIIKVIIEEFGPDEFIKRIADPVWFQSLGTVLAFDWNASGLTTVLTAALKEAIRGRERELGIFICGGKGKTSRKTPEEIERWGEILSLPDGYVNSLIYNSRMTAKVDSALIQDGFQIYHHTLFFSKNGSWTIVQQGMNTLNQSARRYHWYSKKISDLVKEPHSGIASQLLNQPTLNLTALESEKTREISTQLVRGNYYELIRDIQILDKHFSDYSQMLKIKESKQQSIFLNLENKEFIWHPVVKENFLKNRYLKKILYLVYQTKPENYEKLLSIQGVGPKTIRALALVSEIIYGAKPSYRDPARYSFAHGGKDATPYPVDRLVYDQSIRFFAEVVNKSKLSINDKNKIFYKLKIVK, translated from the coding sequence ATGATTTACCGTGGCATAGCTACATTTGGTTTAGATGATGGAAAATGTCCTCGTTGGCTTTTTGAACGGATGACAAAACTTAGTCGGGAAATTATAAAAGTTATTATTGAAGAGTTTGGACCAGATGAATTTATTAAGCGTATTGCCGATCCTGTTTGGTTTCAATCATTGGGCACAGTGTTGGCCTTTGATTGGAACGCATCTGGTTTAACTACTGTTTTAACGGCCGCCCTTAAAGAAGCAATTAGAGGTCGGGAAAGAGAATTAGGAATTTTTATTTGTGGTGGCAAGGGGAAAACTTCTCGTAAAACCCCAGAAGAAATTGAAAGATGGGGGGAAATTTTAAGTTTGCCCGATGGTTATGTAAATTCATTGATTTATAATTCTCGAATGACTGCTAAAGTGGATAGCGCTCTTATTCAAGATGGTTTCCAAATTTACCACCATACTTTATTTTTTTCTAAAAATGGCAGTTGGACAATTGTTCAGCAGGGGATGAACACTTTAAATCAAAGCGCTCGTCGTTATCATTGGTATTCAAAAAAAATTTCTGATTTAGTCAAAGAGCCTCATTCTGGCATTGCAAGCCAATTATTAAATCAACCAACATTAAACCTGACTGCCTTAGAAAGTGAAAAAACGAGAGAAATAAGCACTCAATTAGTGCGAGGCAATTATTATGAATTAATAAGAGATATTCAAATTTTGGATAAGCATTTTTCAGATTACTCCCAAATGTTAAAAATTAAAGAGAGCAAACAACAAAGTATTTTTTTGAATTTAGAAAATAAGGAATTTATCTGGCATCCAGTCGTGAAAGAAAATTTTTTGAAAAACCGATATCTTAAAAAAATTTTGTATTTGGTTTATCAAACAAAACCAGAGAATTATGAAAAATTATTATCTATTCAAGGCGTAGGACCAAAAACAATTCGGGCGCTGGCTTTAGTTTCAGAAATAATTTATGGTGCAAAACCTTCATATCGCGATCCAGCTCGTTATTCTTTTGCCCACGGTGGAAAAGATGCCACACCGTATCCAGTCGACCGTTTGGTTTATGATCAATCAATTCGATTTTTTGCCGAAGTAGTAAATAAGAGCAAATTGTCAATAAATGATAAAAATAAAATTTTTTATAAATTAAAAATTGTAAAATAA
- the rplL gene encoding 50S ribosomal protein L7/L12, which translates to MSEVDKKLQDIIEEIEKLNVLELSQLVKALEEKFGVSAAPQIMAVAGGNAGSGAAGAAGEEKTTFDVVLTNAGDAKVQVIKVVKDITGLGLKEAKDLVDGAPKPVKQGVKKEEAEQIKKQLEEAGAIVEIK; encoded by the coding sequence ATGAGCGAAGTGGATAAAAAACTACAAGATATTATTGAGGAAATTGAAAAATTAAATGTTTTAGAATTGTCTCAATTAGTAAAAGCATTAGAAGAAAAATTTGGTGTTTCAGCCGCACCGCAAATTATGGCAGTTGCTGGCGGTAATGCTGGATCTGGCGCTGCTGGTGCTGCTGGCGAAGAAAAAACTACTTTTGATGTTGTTTTGACAAACGCCGGCGATGCCAAAGTACAAGTGATAAAAGTTGTAAAAGATATCACTGGTTTAGGATTAAAAGAGGCAAAAGATTTAGTTGATGGCGCTCCAAAACCAGTAAAACAAGGAGTAAAGAAAGAAGAGGCTGAACAAATTAAAAAACAACTCGAAGAAGCCGGTGCAATTGTTGAAATTAAGTAG
- the rplJ gene encoding 50S ribosomal protein L10: MLTKQQKAKIIEELKEKIEKNPAVLMVDFTGLKVADLENLRNELRKQGIELKITKKTLVQKMLSHSDINFNVFSFPGSVGLIFSPEEGLEASKITYKFSSGKKEPKLKILGGFINKNFFSTERIVELAKLPSKEILLSQLVYTLNSLPRTLVGVLNGNIQKLAIALDAIAKKQK; encoded by the coding sequence ATGCTAACAAAACAACAAAAAGCCAAAATCATTGAAGAGCTAAAAGAAAAAATCGAGAAAAACCCAGCGGTATTAATGGTTGATTTTACTGGTCTTAAGGTGGCGGATTTGGAAAATTTAAGAAATGAATTAAGGAAGCAGGGGATTGAATTAAAAATTACTAAAAAGACATTAGTTCAAAAAATGTTATCACATTCGGATATTAATTTTAATGTTTTTTCGTTTCCGGGATCGGTTGGTTTAATTTTTAGTCCAGAAGAGGGACTTGAAGCTTCAAAAATAACTTACAAATTTAGTAGTGGCAAGAAAGAACCCAAATTAAAAATTTTAGGAGGATTTATTAATAAAAACTTTTTTAGCACTGAAAGAATTGTTGAATTAGCCAAATTACCTTCGAAGGAAATCCTTCTTTCACAATTAGTCTATACTTTAAATTCTTTACCAAGAACTTTGGTCGGAGTTCTTAATGGTAATATTCAAAAATTAGCAATTGCCTTAGACGCAATTGCTAAAAAACAAAAATAA
- a CDS encoding C40 family peptidase: MHLQKLTKEQKQKRLVYFAFKQLGKPYKYAAKKYEIGKFFDCSSLTQYLYKRIGINIPRSTILQAEIGKIIPHREKPPFFKPQDLQIGDLLFFKGTKGHYNKKFPNGIGHVTMYLGNKKFIHASGHGSTKNQKVKLEKFEKIVNRRDFQVAKRII, encoded by the coding sequence ATGCATTTGCAAAAATTAACAAAAGAACAAAAACAAAAAAGATTAGTTTATTTTGCTTTCAAACAATTAGGCAAGCCTTATAAGTATGCCGCCAAAAAATATGAAATCGGAAAGTTTTTTGATTGCTCTAGTTTAACTCAATACCTTTATAAACGCATTGGCATCAATATTCCTCGTTCTACCATCCTCCAAGCCGAAATCGGCAAAATTATTCCCCACAGAGAAAAACCTCCTTTTTTTAAACCCCAGGATTTACAAATTGGCGATCTTCTATTCTTTAAAGGCACAAAGGGTCATTACAATAAAAAATTTCCTAATGGTATTGGACATGTAACGATGTATCTGGGAAATAAAAAATTTATCCATGCGAGTGGGCATGGTTCAACAAAAAATCAAAAAGTAAAATTAGAAAAATTCGAAAAAATCGTTAATCGAAGGGATTTTCAAGTAGCCAAAAGAATTATTTAA
- a CDS encoding sigma-70 family RNA polymerase sigma factor gives MSPKNKKTKKNNKKIKKSKKEKKERKTKEKILKRDSIKDEKLKALIQKGKTRGFITETEILAVFPQIEEDISLLEEIYDACEKSNIEVIEAKDMIELPEEKVTVHDLKRSLKDDSFEFEMSDAVQNYLREIGKVPLLTPAQERELAKRAMDGDKEAKKQLIQSNLRLVVAIAKKYINRSHNLTLLDLIQEGNIGLARAVEKFDYRKGFKFSTYATWWIRQAITRALADQTRIIRIPVHMIETLSKYSQARRRLAQDLGRDPLPEEIAAEMGVDVDKIHHLIKIAQDTVSLETPIGDSDEESLLGEFIADEKTLSPDQSATHRLIKDQLKEILVDLTPREQKILSMRFGLEDGVVHTLEEVGKEFNVTRERIRQIEAKALEKLKNHQLIKRLQEEL, from the coding sequence ATGTCTCCAAAAAATAAAAAAACCAAGAAAAACAACAAAAAAATCAAGAAAAGCAAAAAAGAGAAGAAAGAGAGAAAAACTAAAGAGAAAATTCTCAAAAGAGATTCTATAAAAGATGAAAAATTAAAGGCTCTTATTCAAAAAGGAAAAACGCGCGGATTTATTACTGAAACAGAGATTTTAGCCGTGTTTCCTCAAATAGAAGAGGACATTTCGTTGCTGGAAGAAATTTATGATGCTTGTGAAAAATCCAACATTGAAGTAATTGAAGCAAAAGATATGATTGAATTGCCGGAAGAGAAGGTGACAGTTCATGATTTAAAGCGTTCATTAAAAGATGATTCATTCGAGTTTGAAATGTCTGATGCTGTTCAGAATTATTTAAGGGAGATAGGAAAGGTTCCGTTATTAACGCCTGCTCAAGAAAGAGAATTAGCAAAAAGAGCAATGGATGGCGACAAAGAAGCAAAAAAACAATTAATTCAAAGCAACTTACGTTTAGTTGTGGCAATTGCTAAAAAATATATTAATCGAAGCCACAATCTAACCCTATTGGATTTAATTCAGGAGGGTAATATAGGTTTGGCTAGAGCTGTTGAAAAATTTGATTATCGTAAAGGTTTTAAATTTTCAACTTATGCAACGTGGTGGATTAGGCAGGCAATTACAAGAGCTTTGGCTGATCAGACGCGCATTATTAGAATCCCAGTTCATATGATTGAAACGTTGTCAAAATATTCCCAAGCTCGTCGACGTTTGGCTCAAGATTTGGGACGTGATCCGTTACCAGAGGAGATTGCTGCAGAAATGGGTGTCGATGTTGATAAAATTCATCACCTTATAAAAATTGCTCAAGATACCGTTTCATTAGAAACGCCAATTGGTGATTCTGATGAAGAATCTCTGCTTGGGGAATTTATTGCAGATGAAAAAACTTTATCTCCTGATCAATCCGCAACACATCGTTTAATCAAAGATCAACTAAAGGAAATTTTAGTTGATTTAACACCACGCGAACAAAAAATTCTTTCCATGCGTTTCGGTTTAGAAGATGGGGTTGTCCATACCTTGGAGGAAGTAGGAAAGGAATTTAATGTGACACGTGAACGTATTCGTCAAATTGAAGCCAAAGCATTAGAAAAATTAAAAAATCATCAATTAATTAAGCGCCTTCAGGAAGAACTATAA
- the dnaG gene encoding DNA primase, whose product MGIIDQIKEKLDIVELIGEYIKLTKAGSNFKALCPFHKEKTPSFMVSPERQIWHCFGCHRGGDIFKFVMQYENLDFADALKILAKKAGIELKKEDPLIANQISKLYDIYEKATEFFEEELKKNKAVQDYLLKRGLKKETISYWQLGFAPNQRDALLRFLLSNKFKIEDIVDSGLVIKSQKQNDSYFDRFRNRIIFPIFNHQDRIVAFTGRIFGESINEPKYLNSPESPIFNKSQILYGFSKTKKDIREKNWVLLVEGQMDFLMAWQSGIKNVVATSGTALTEDQLRILKRITKNLVIGYDMDEAGRLAAERAIDLAKFFDFQVKIVSLPEAKDIAEYASNYPEKLEEVIHKASDAGEYYYQKALSKYNPNNLLEKKQAIEFLLSKLAYIDNPVERAEWLRRIAEDFQIKEEFLQELLEKIKKNLDMKTVERREEKILLTGADFLKTRKELLSERVLALALKVQIIQERLKEISDFLNEEQQKLASLIIDYLNNKKEVENESWEKIGYLQLLADYEFSDEEIDWNLEFEKIVLELKKEHHKQLIEEKTRQLKTAELNNNIEEISRYLQELNQLLKEVNF is encoded by the coding sequence ATGGGAATTATTGATCAAATTAAAGAAAAATTAGATATTGTTGAATTGATAGGAGAATATATAAAATTAACAAAAGCTGGTTCTAATTTTAAAGCTCTTTGCCCATTTCATAAAGAAAAAACTCCTTCTTTTATGGTTTCGCCGGAAAGACAAATTTGGCATTGTTTTGGTTGCCATAGAGGGGGTGACATTTTTAAATTTGTAATGCAGTACGAAAACCTTGATTTTGCAGATGCTTTAAAAATTTTAGCGAAGAAGGCGGGAATCGAATTAAAAAAAGAAGACCCTTTGATTGCTAATCAGATTTCAAAATTATACGATATTTATGAAAAAGCTACAGAATTTTTTGAGGAAGAGTTGAAAAAAAATAAAGCCGTTCAGGATTATTTATTGAAAAGGGGGCTTAAAAAAGAAACGATTTCTTATTGGCAATTGGGATTTGCTCCAAATCAGAGAGACGCTCTTCTGAGGTTCTTATTGAGTAATAAATTTAAAATTGAAGATATTGTTGATTCGGGTTTAGTTATAAAATCACAAAAGCAAAATGATAGCTATTTTGATCGTTTTCGCAATCGAATTATCTTTCCAATTTTTAATCATCAGGATCGCATCGTTGCTTTTACCGGCAGAATCTTTGGTGAATCGATTAATGAACCAAAATATTTGAATTCTCCCGAAAGTCCCATTTTTAATAAAAGCCAAATTTTATACGGATTTTCTAAAACCAAAAAAGATATCAGAGAAAAAAATTGGGTTTTATTAGTTGAGGGTCAAATGGATTTTCTAATGGCTTGGCAGAGTGGCATTAAAAATGTTGTTGCCACTTCAGGAACAGCCTTGACCGAAGACCAATTAAGGATTTTGAAAAGGATAACGAAAAATTTGGTTATTGGTTATGATATGGATGAGGCAGGAAGATTGGCGGCAGAAAGAGCAATTGATTTAGCAAAATTTTTTGATTTTCAAGTTAAAATTGTTTCTTTGCCCGAAGCCAAAGACATTGCCGAATACGCCTCAAACTATCCTGAAAAATTAGAAGAAGTAATCCATAAAGCTAGTGATGCTGGCGAATATTATTATCAAAAAGCCCTTTCAAAATACAACCCGAATAATTTATTAGAAAAAAAGCAGGCAATTGAATTTTTGTTGTCAAAATTAGCTTATATTGATAATCCGGTTGAGCGGGCGGAGTGGTTAAGGAGAATTGCCGAAGATTTTCAAATTAAAGAAGAATTTTTGCAGGAATTATTGGAAAAAATTAAAAAAAATTTAGATATGAAAACAGTTGAAAGAAGAGAAGAAAAAATATTGCTTACTGGTGCAGATTTTTTAAAAACACGCAAAGAATTATTAAGCGAAAGAGTTTTAGCGCTTGCTTTAAAAGTTCAAATTATCCAGGAAAGATTAAAAGAAATAAGCGATTTTTTAAATGAAGAACAACAGAAATTAGCAAGTTTAATAATAGATTATTTAAATAATAAAAAAGAGGTTGAGAATGAATCATGGGAAAAAATCGGATACCTCCAATTATTAGCCGATTATGAATTTTCCGATGAGGAAATTGATTGGAATTTGGAATTTGAAAAAATAGTTTTAGAATTAAAAAAAGAACACCATAAGCAACTAATCGAAGAGAAGACTAGACAATTGAAAACTGCCGAGTTAAATAATAATATTGAAGAAATTAGTCGTTATTTGCAAGAGCTCAATCAATTATTAAAAGAAGTTAATTTTTAA
- a CDS encoding ATP-grasp domain-containing protein yields the protein MKIVIVARNVKNFNDNENQVDIYGRANLSDAFAIKKVLLQNSHEVRVLEVDVDLFEKLKSEKPDVIFNLADDGFYDDPRLEPHVAAIFDILKIPYTGNNYFTLALCQNKARTKEILTYHGILTPKWQVFSSSNRKLNPNLKFPLIVKPIREDGSVGIKERSVVKNEEELKEQVEHILDVYQQEALVEEFIDGREFNVGIIGNKKLTVLPIAEIDFSELPTNIPRVVSYKAKWVKQSIAFKKTPVICPAQINDELKNQLEEIAKKCYKIFGCSGYARLDIRYDEKENKIYVLEVNPNPDISEDGGLAREAKIAGIDYEQLILKILDLAIKKEN from the coding sequence ATGAAAATTGTTATTGTTGCAAGAAATGTTAAAAATTTTAATGATAATGAAAATCAGGTTGATATTTATGGGCGTGCCAATTTGTCAGACGCGTTTGCCATCAAAAAAGTTTTATTACAGAATAGCCACGAAGTTAGAGTATTAGAAGTTGATGTTGATTTATTTGAAAAATTAAAAAGCGAAAAACCAGATGTAATTTTTAATTTGGCCGATGACGGTTTTTATGATGATCCGCGATTAGAACCCCATGTTGCGGCGATTTTTGATATTCTGAAAATTCCATATACTGGTAATAATTATTTCACATTGGCTTTATGTCAAAATAAAGCTAGAACCAAAGAAATTTTAACTTACCATGGTATTTTAACTCCCAAATGGCAAGTGTTTTCAAGTAGTAATCGCAAATTAAATCCCAACCTAAAATTTCCTTTGATTGTTAAACCAATTAGAGAAGATGGAAGTGTTGGAATTAAAGAGCGTTCAGTAGTTAAAAATGAAGAAGAGTTAAAAGAACAAGTGGAACATATTTTAGATGTTTACCAACAAGAGGCGCTGGTTGAAGAATTCATTGACGGGCGGGAATTTAATGTAGGAATTATTGGTAATAAAAAATTGACTGTTTTGCCAATTGCCGAGATAGATTTTAGTGAATTGCCAACAAATATCCCACGAGTAGTTAGCTATAAAGCCAAATGGGTTAAACAAAGTATCGCTTTTAAAAAGACACCAGTTATTTGTCCTGCTCAAATAAACGATGAATTAAAAAATCAGTTAGAAGAAATTGCCAAAAAATGCTATAAAATTTTTGGTTGTAGTGGTTATGCGCGATTAGATATCCGCTATGATGAAAAAGAGAATAAAATATATGTATTGGAAGTTAATCCTAACCCAGATATTTCAGAAGATGGGGGATTGGCGCGAGAGGCCAAAATTGCCGGAATAGATTATGAACAATTAATTCTTAAAATTTTGGATTTGGCGATAAAAAAGGAAAATTAA
- a CDS encoding endonuclease codes for MFIDWQKQILVFYKKFSKKYPIVNSQWAFWCKKNKSIKEREKVIIEAILTQQTNWNNVEKAMANLEEVNKDNLRAIYFTPSNQIEKLIRPAGFYKTKTRYLKNICKFFIKNGGIKNLEKKKLKDLRKALLKIKGVGPETADSILLYAFHKPIFVVDAYTKRWVKEFKLPIKKNSYANIQNFFMNLLPKKFTLYQKIHAIIVMYYKSLK; via the coding sequence ATGTTTATTGATTGGCAAAAACAAATATTAGTTTTTTATAAAAAATTTTCTAAAAAATATCCTATTGTTAATTCCCAATGGGCTTTTTGGTGCAAAAAGAACAAATCTATAAAAGAAAGAGAAAAAGTAATTATCGAGGCAATTTTAACTCAGCAGACAAATTGGAATAATGTAGAAAAGGCAATGGCTAATTTGGAAGAGGTCAATAAAGACAATTTAAGAGCGATTTATTTTACACCCTCAAATCAAATAGAAAAACTTATTAGACCAGCAGGATTTTATAAAACCAAAACCAGATACCTTAAAAACATTTGTAAATTTTTTATTAAAAACGGCGGTATTAAAAATTTAGAAAAGAAAAAATTAAAAGATTTACGCAAGGCATTATTAAAAATTAAAGGCGTTGGACCAGAGACGGCGGATTCAATTTTATTATATGCTTTCCATAAGCCGATTTTTGTTGTTGATGCTTATACAAAAAGATGGGTGAAGGAGTTTAAATTACCAATCAAAAAAAATTCTTATGCTAACATTCAGAACTTTTTTATGAATTTATTGCCAAAAAAATTTACATTGTATCAAAAAATTCATGCTATAATAGTAATGTATTATAAAAGTTTGAAATAA
- a CDS encoding GerMN domain-containing protein, protein MNKKIIFILVIAIILLVGLYFLGWKKNDEEKSKTDDLIHVFRPQANDFIADKLIIEGEARGKWFFEATAPFYILSSNFATLTSGFIEAKGDWMTEEFVPFYKEVEINFIPETERGYLLLKNDNPSGLPEKDVYHLIPLNFKIPETMIVRIYFNNSNLDPEFSCNKVFPVERRIIKTQAVAKAALEELLKGPTETEKKQGFFTSLNKDIKIQSINIKDGTAFVDFNEQLEFQVGGSCRVAAIRAQISETLKQFESIKNVIISINGRTEDILQP, encoded by the coding sequence ATGAATAAAAAAATAATTTTTATTTTAGTAATAGCAATTATATTATTGGTGGGGTTGTATTTTTTAGGCTGGAAAAAAAATGATGAAGAAAAATCAAAAACCGATGATTTAATTCATGTCTTTCGTCCTCAGGCCAATGATTTTATCGCAGATAAATTAATTATTGAGGGGGAGGCGAGAGGTAAATGGTTTTTTGAAGCGACAGCGCCATTTTATATTTTATCTTCAAATTTTGCCACTTTGACTTCTGGTTTTATCGAAGCCAAAGGAGATTGGATGACAGAAGAATTCGTTCCATTTTATAAAGAAGTAGAGATAAATTTTATTCCTGAAACGGAAAGGGGATATTTGCTTTTAAAAAATGACAACCCCTCGGGCTTACCAGAAAAGGATGTATATCATTTAATTCCTTTAAATTTTAAAATTCCGGAGACAATGATAGTTAGAATCTATTTTAATAATAGCAATTTAGACCCTGAATTTTCTTGTAATAAGGTTTTTCCAGTTGAAAGAAGAATTATAAAAACCCAGGCGGTAGCAAAAGCGGCGTTAGAAGAATTATTAAAAGGGCCGACCGAAACAGAAAAGAAGCAAGGATTTTTTACTAGTTTAAATAAGGATATAAAAATTCAATCGATAAATATAAAAGATGGTACGGCCTTTGTTGATTTTAACGAACAATTAGAATTTCAAGTTGGCGGTTCTTGTCGGGTAGCGGCCATAAGAGCGCAAATATCGGAAACGTTAAAGCAATTCGAAAGCATTAAGAATGTTATTATTTCTATTAATGGTCGAACAGAAGACATTTTACAACCATAA
- the alr gene encoding alanine racemase, protein MRLINLLREIRDSFKKYDSQRNLLRIEIDGKQLEENIIFFKNHFKIPYLAAVLKSNAYGHGLKEIGGFLDGNKNISHFVVDSIMETKILRNNNIKKPVIIVGYVPRLILKDLKKLNAILVVNSLDQANDLKNQINFPLTIHIKVDTGLHRHGIFIEDLEKTIEVLQRNRHLKIEGIMSHLALPSENQHLNKQHFENWNKAIGIYKKKILNYQNHFFHLLATPTINNFPNIENNSARIGGGIYGIDNSAEQNLKIKPILSFYAKIVNIKVIKKGEGVGYGFTWIADKDTRIAVVACGYYEGVPRFLSNRGYFYFNNTPLKIIGRVSMNLTIVDVSEIDGLKIEDEVEVISPEQNKANSCYQIAKMGETIPYEILIRLSPQIRRIIKK, encoded by the coding sequence ATGCGCTTAATAAATTTATTGCGAGAAATAAGGGATTCATTTAAAAAATATGATTCGCAAAGAAATTTGCTGAGAATAGAAATTGATGGTAAGCAATTAGAAGAAAATATAATTTTTTTCAAAAACCATTTCAAAATACCTTATTTAGCCGCAGTTTTAAAAAGTAATGCGTATGGACACGGCCTTAAAGAAATAGGCGGTTTTTTGGATGGGAATAAAAATATTTCCCATTTTGTGGTAGATAGTATAATGGAGACAAAAATTTTAAGAAATAATAATATTAAAAAACCAGTTATTATTGTTGGTTATGTGCCGCGATTAATCTTAAAGGATTTAAAAAAATTAAATGCTATTCTGGTGGTTAATTCGTTAGATCAAGCAAATGATTTAAAAAATCAGATTAATTTTCCTTTAACTATTCATATTAAAGTTGATACTGGTTTGCATCGCCATGGAATTTTTATTGAAGATTTAGAGAAAACCATAGAAGTTTTACAAAGAAATCGTCATTTAAAAATTGAAGGAATAATGTCGCATTTGGCCTTGCCTAGCGAGAATCAACATCTTAACAAACAGCATTTTGAAAATTGGAATAAGGCCATCGGAATTTATAAAAAGAAAATTTTAAATTATCAAAATCACTTTTTCCATCTTTTAGCCACTCCAACAATAAATAATTTCCCAAATATAGAAAATAATTCAGCGCGGATTGGGGGAGGTATTTATGGCATTGATAATTCGGCGGAACAAAATTTAAAAATTAAACCAATTCTGTCATTTTATGCAAAGATAGTGAACATAAAAGTCATTAAAAAGGGAGAAGGTGTTGGATATGGATTTACTTGGATTGCTGATAAAGATACTCGCATTGCTGTGGTAGCTTGTGGTTATTATGAAGGCGTGCCAAGATTTTTGAGTAATCGAGGCTATTTTTATTTTAATAATACCCCTTTAAAAATTATAGGACGAGTAAGCATGAATTTAACAATAGTTGATGTGTCAGAGATTGATGGCTTAAAAATAGAAGATGAGGTTGAAGTAATTTCCCCAGAGCAGAATAAAGCAAATTCATGTTATCAGATAGCCAAAATGGGAGAAACTATTCCTTATGAGATATTAATTAGATTGAGCCCCCAAATTAGAAGAATTATTAAAAAATAG